A region of Carassius auratus strain Wakin chromosome 23, ASM336829v1, whole genome shotgun sequence DNA encodes the following proteins:
- the LOC113041372 gene encoding SPRY domain-containing SOCS box protein 2 isoform X1, with translation MCVFEQEVDVILRSDWMGLTLCCLLKDGGPKKHYKSQSAFGPFSVAPPIRLAVLLDTPPVAPGNPRSQWSHTYLSPNLKVCPSGGRVSRARVEQSSDAVRGAVGTATGLHIWEVMWEEQQRGSHAVLGVSTHKCTLQSSGYTVLIGGDSGSWGWELSTNQLWHDGRAGRRYPGGGARVLSVPDRVLLVVDADAGTLGYVVDDCYLGVAFQDLPKGAELFPAVSCVWGGAQICIRYLCGMTRDAPALEALSRLCVRGVLGGAGPRGLMLSVPSALQRLLLDTH, from the exons atgtgtgtgtttgaacaggAAGTTGATGTTATTCTGCGATCTGATTGGATGGGTCTCACACTGTGCTGCTTGCTGAAGGACGGCGGTCCTAAAAAACACTATAAATCCCAATCAGCATTCGGTCCGTTTTCTGTAGCCCCGCCCATTCGCCTAGCGGTGCTGTTAGACACGCCCCCCGTCGCCCCAGGAAACCCGCGGTCACAGTGGAGCCACACCTACCTGTCGCCCAATCTGAAGGTGTGTCCGTCGGGGGGGCGTGTCTCTCGTGCCCGAGTGGAGCAGAGCAGCGATGCGGTCCGTGGTGCGGTCGGCACGGCGACGGGGCTCCATATATGGGAGGTGATGTGGGAGGAGCAACAGAGAGGAAGCCATGCCGTACTGGGTGTGTCCACGCACAAATGCACCCTTCAGTCCTCGGGCTACACGGTGTTAATAGGAGGAGACTCAGGTTCCTGGGGCTGGGAGCTCTCGACCAATCAGCTCTGGCATGACGGGAGGGCAGGGAGGCGGTACCCTGGGGGCGGAGCCAGGGTCTTAAGTGTTCCAGATCGTGTGCTATTGGTGGTGGACGCAGACGCAGGGACGCTGGGTTACGTGGTGGACGACTGCTATCTGGGCGTCGCCTTCCAGGACCTCCCCAAAGGGGCGGAGCTTTTCCCTGCAGTGAGCTGTGTTTGGGGCGGAGCTCAAATCTGCATACGCTACCTGTGTGGCATGACAC GAGACGCACCTGCTCTGGAGGCTCTGAGCCGTCTGTGTGTGCGAGGGGTCCTCGGGGGGGCCGGGCCCCGGGGCCTGATGCTGTCGGTCCCGTCTGCTCtccagcgcctcctgctggacaCACACTGA
- the LOC113041372 gene encoding SPRY domain-containing SOCS box protein 2 isoform X2 translates to MGLTLCCLLKDGGPKKHYKSQSAFGPFSVAPPIRLAVLLDTPPVAPGNPRSQWSHTYLSPNLKVCPSGGRVSRARVEQSSDAVRGAVGTATGLHIWEVMWEEQQRGSHAVLGVSTHKCTLQSSGYTVLIGGDSGSWGWELSTNQLWHDGRAGRRYPGGGARVLSVPDRVLLVVDADAGTLGYVVDDCYLGVAFQDLPKGAELFPAVSCVWGGAQICIRYLCGMTRDAPALEALSRLCVRGVLGGAGPRGLMLSVPSALQRLLLDTH, encoded by the exons ATGGGTCTCACACTGTGCTGCTTGCTGAAGGACGGCGGTCCTAAAAAACACTATAAATCCCAATCAGCATTCGGTCCGTTTTCTGTAGCCCCGCCCATTCGCCTAGCGGTGCTGTTAGACACGCCCCCCGTCGCCCCAGGAAACCCGCGGTCACAGTGGAGCCACACCTACCTGTCGCCCAATCTGAAGGTGTGTCCGTCGGGGGGGCGTGTCTCTCGTGCCCGAGTGGAGCAGAGCAGCGATGCGGTCCGTGGTGCGGTCGGCACGGCGACGGGGCTCCATATATGGGAGGTGATGTGGGAGGAGCAACAGAGAGGAAGCCATGCCGTACTGGGTGTGTCCACGCACAAATGCACCCTTCAGTCCTCGGGCTACACGGTGTTAATAGGAGGAGACTCAGGTTCCTGGGGCTGGGAGCTCTCGACCAATCAGCTCTGGCATGACGGGAGGGCAGGGAGGCGGTACCCTGGGGGCGGAGCCAGGGTCTTAAGTGTTCCAGATCGTGTGCTATTGGTGGTGGACGCAGACGCAGGGACGCTGGGTTACGTGGTGGACGACTGCTATCTGGGCGTCGCCTTCCAGGACCTCCCCAAAGGGGCGGAGCTTTTCCCTGCAGTGAGCTGTGTTTGGGGCGGAGCTCAAATCTGCATACGCTACCTGTGTGGCATGACAC GAGACGCACCTGCTCTGGAGGCTCTGAGCCGTCTGTGTGTGCGAGGGGTCCTCGGGGGGGCCGGGCCCCGGGGCCTGATGCTGTCGGTCCCGTCTGCTCtccagcgcctcctgctggacaCACACTGA